GCTGCCGGCGGCCAGGAGCGTGACGGGGATGCGGGTCTCGTCGATGGCCTGCCCATCTTTGGCGCTGTGGTCGTGGACGCTGACGAGAACGGCGCGCTGCGTTGGGGGGACCGGCCCAAGCTCGGCGCTCCAGTCCTGGTAATCGATCCCGCCGCCCATGGCGTTGTCCTCGAGCAGCGTCGCACCCTCGCGGCTTTGGGCTGCCAGATTGACGTTGGCTTCGAAGGTGAAGGAATAGCCCGCCACCGGGATGGGATTGCAGACCTTCGCCCCCACCGCCGGCTGCAGGACGTCGATCGACCGCTGGCCGGGGGCGACGGTGATCGGGATCGTCACCTTGTTGATCTCCGAACCGTCTTTGGCGCTGATCTCGAACACTTCCAGGGTGGCATCGTGCGGCTGCGGGTCTTGTTCCAGGATCTCGAAGCGAACGTAACTATGGAAGAAGCGGTGTTCTGTGCCGCCGCCCTGGGCGGTGCGCTCGGCCAGCACCGTGCCATCCGTCAGGCTCAGGCGGAGGTTGACCACGCCTTCGAAGGTCAGCGAGTTGCCGATGATCTCGATCGGGCTGTGGTACATCCCCCCGGCCACGGGCGAGAACACTTCGATGGCGGTTGCCGGGGCGGGCCAGGCTTTGGGGATGCACAACCGCCGGCCGACGGGCAAGCGGGCGCCTGGGCGGAGCTTGTTGGCCGCAGCCAAATCCGCAGGTGTCAGACCAAAGCGGGCAGCGACCTTCTTGAGTGTGTCTCCGCGCCGTACCTTGTAGGTGTCGCAGGTCGGGTTTGCGCCGAAGTGTTCGGAGGCGCCTGCCGCCGGCCGCGGGGTTGCCGCCGCCGACACGGTCAGTACAAGCGCCACAGCCAGGATGACGGCGCCCAGCCGTCGCCAATGGGTGTGAAGGGAAGCATTCATGCACGGTCTCCTTGAGCGCGAGGCGGGCAAAGCGTTGGCTGCTATCATACCCGTTTGGGCGCAGCGACGCAACGAGACGGGCGCCCGTGTGCGCTGACGGCCAGGTCCGGTGATTGCTCATCCCGCGAAGCGTCGCGCCAGCTCGGCCTCGATCTGCCCCCAGCCCAGCCCGCGCGCCGCCAGCAGCACCATCAGGTGGTAGATCACGTCGGCTGATTCGTAGATCACCCGCTCATCCCCCTCATCTTTGGCGGCGATGATCACCTCGATGGCTTCTTCGCCCAGCTTCTTCAGGATTTCGTTCTCGCCCTTTTGGAAGAGGAAGGCCGTGTAGCTGCCCTCCGGCATGGCGGTTTTGCGGGCCTGGATGGTGGCCCAGAGGTGGTCGAGGATGGCGGAGGTCATGGTTGGCTCCAGGTGCGGTAGAAACAAGTGACGGCGCCGGTGTGGCAGGCGGGGCCGGCGGGATGGACGCGCAGCAAGAGGGCGTCGCCATCGCAATCGAGGGCGATCTCCGTCACCTGCTGGGTGTTGCCACTGGTGGCGCCCTTGTGCCAGAGTTCGTTGCGGCTGCGGCTCCAGAAGTGCGTTTGGCCGCTGGCAAGGGTGCGTTCCAGCGCCAGCCGGTTCATATAGGCCAGCATCAGCACCTGGCCGGTGTCGGCGTCCTGGACGATGGCGGGGACGAGGCCGCGTTCGTCGAAGCGGAGGAGGTCGAAGTCAAGCATGGTGGGCCTCTACCGGGCGAATGGGCAGGCCGCGTTCGCTCAGAAAGCGTTTGAGATCAGGCACGGTAAGCTGTTTGTAGTGAAACAAGGTGGCGGCCAGGGCGGCGTCGGCCCCGCCGATGGTGAGGGCATCCAGGAAGTGCTCAGGCGCGCCAGCGCCGCCGCTGGCGATGACGGGCACAGAGACGGCCTGCGTCACCGCCGCCAACAAGGGGATGTCGTAGCCCGAGGCTGTGCCGTCGCGATCCATGCTCGTCAGCAAGATCTCGCCTGCCCCTCGCGCCGCCGCTTCCTGCGCCCAGGCGATGGCGTCGATGCCGGTAGGTCGGCGCCCACCGTGCGTGTAGACCTCCCATCCTCCCGCGCCCCGGCGGCGGGCGTCGATGGCGACGACGATGCACTGGCTGCCGAACTGCTCGGCGCCGGCGCCGATGAGGTCGGGCTGAGCAACGGCAGCGGAGTTGATCGACACCTTGTCGGCTCCAGCCTGGAGCATGGCGCGCATGTCATCCACCGTGCGCAAGCCGCCGCCCACGGTGAAGGGGATGAAGACCGAATCGGCCACGGCGCGCACCACATCCAGCATGATGTCGCGGCCTTCGTGCGTGGCGGTGATGTCCAGGAACACCAGCTCGTCCGCGCCTTCGGCATCGTAGATGCGCGCCTGTTCCACCGGGTCGCCGGCATCGCGCAATTGCAGGAAGTTGATGCCCTTGACCACGCGACCGTTCTTTACATCCAGGCAGGGCACGATACGCTTCGCTAACATAAGAAGAAATCCCTCGTTCTCTCGTAGTAACGGCTTCAGCCGTTCTCTCGTAGTAACGACTTCAGTCGTTCTCTCGTAGTAACGACTTTAGCCGTTCACCCGCTAAACCGCAAACAAAAAATACCGGCCGGCGGCCACGCCCCCGACGCGAAATTGAGCATGCTATCGCCGTAGGGTTGCAACCCGTAGTCTCGGCAGAAGCGAACGACGCCGGCGGACATCAGATCGACCGGAAAGCTGAAGCTGCCGAAGCGGTGATTCAAGGCCCAGCGCCGGATGTATTCCACCGTCCAGGCAGTTTCAGCCGCCGTCGCTTCGGCTGAGATCAAGAGCAATCGGCCATCCAGCCAGTCGGTCTGGGGCTGCGCCAGGGCCAGGGCAACAAGCTGTTCGTGGCGCCAGACGAGCAGGACATCGCCGGCCTTGCGTCCGACCAGCCAGCGCAGCCAGGCCGAGAAGTTCAGTCCGCTGAGGGCGGTCTCGCTCAACCGGGCGGCGGCAGCGAGAGCCAGGTCGAACTCATCGCCGGCCAGTGATGCCAGCATCCTGGCCTGGAGCGGCGCCCGGCCGTCGATCACCGGGCCGATCGTCTGCCGGTAGGCGAAGGTCGAGAGTCCGGCAGGTTGGAAGCCCAGCCGCAAGTAGAAGGCGATGTTGTCGATGGCGTCGGGCCAGGTCATCAGCCCGATGCTGCGCACGCCGCGCTCGCTCAGATAGGCCTGGGCATCGGCCACCAGCGCCTGCCCGATCCCGCGCCGCTGGTGCTGGGGGTGCACAGCCAGGCTGTGAAACCAGCCCAGGCTGCCACAGCTGCGGCTCATGCAAACGCCCGCCACGTCGCCCTGCCATTCGCCCACGCGCACACCGGCGGCCTCGCGGTCGAGCGAGGTCTGCACCCTGGCGGGGGCGTAGGCCGTCCAGCGCCCGCGCCGGCTGTTGCCGTACAGCTTTTGCACCTGGGCGGCATAGGCGGCGTCGATCACGGCGCAGATGGCGGGGGCATCGTCGGCGCCGGCCGGTCGAATCTGGGCTGTCATGCCCTCGCCTCGGCCGCCCGTACGGCCACGGCCAGGGCGGCGCTTAGGTCGAGGGCGCCAGTGTATAGCGCCTGGCCGATGATGACGCCCTCGATGCCGTCAGCTGCATGTTCAGCCAGCGCCGCGATATCGGCCAGTCCGCTGACCCCGCCCGAAGCGATCACACCCAGACCGCTGCTGTGAGCCAGTTCGACGGTGGCCGCCAGGTTGACCCCGGCCAGCATCCCATCCCGACTGATGTCGGTGTAGACAATCCGCTTCAACCCCATCTTGGCCAGAGAGTGGGCAAGCGTGACGGCGGGCAGGCTGCTTGTCTCTGTCCAGCCATGCGTGGCCACCAGGCCATCACGGGCGTCGATCCCGACCACGATCTGCTCGGCCCCGAACTGACGCAGGGCCAGGCGCACCAGGTCGGGGTCGCGCACGGCGGCCGTGCCCAGGACGACGCGTGTGGCGCCCAACTCCAGCGCGAGATCGACATCTTCCAGCCTGCGAAGGCCCCCCCCGAATTGGATCGGCAGCCCCACCGCGGCGCGGATCTCGGTCAGCCGTTGCAGGTTCACCGGCAGGTCAGTTCCGTCCGAGTTGCGGTCGCCAAAAGCGCCATCGAGGTTGACGACGTGCAGCCATTCGGCGCCCAATGCGGCCCAATGCCGGGCGATGGCGGCAGGGTCGTCGCCGAAGACGGTTTCGGCGGCAGGATCGCCCTGGCGCAGGCGGACGCAGCGACCGTGGCGGAGATCGATGGCGGGGAAGAGGAGCATGGGGGGAGAAGAGCGGAGGTCAGAGGTCGGAGGGCAGAGGTCGGAGGGCAGAGGTCGGAGATTGGAGATTGGAGATTGGAGATTGGAGATTGGAGATTGGAGATCAGAGATCGGCGGTGGCGGAGAGGTGGAGGTCGGCGGTGCGGTCGACGGCGGCGGCGACGAGGAGCAGGAAGTCGTTCAGTCGCCCGGCGTGACCGGCTTCGAGGGCGGCATAGTAGGCCAGGCGGTCCTCGGTGCGGACGATGGCGATGGGATAGCCGCTCTGCAGCAGCAAGAGGTTCATCAGCAGGCGGGCGACGCGACCGTTGCCATCGACAAAGGGATGGATATCGACCAGCCAGAAATGGGCGTGGGCGGCCCGTTCGACCGGGTGCAGCGCCGGTCTTCGCTCCAGCCACTGACCGAACTCGGCCATCCGTCCGGGCACAGCCGGCGGTGGGGGCGGGACATAGTCGGAGCCGGCGATGAAGACTTGTCGCTGGCGATACGCGCCCGCATTCTCA
The Caldilineales bacterium genome window above contains:
- the hisE gene encoding phosphoribosyl-ATP diphosphatase, encoding MTSAILDHLWATIQARKTAMPEGSYTAFLFQKGENEILKKLGEEAIEVIIAAKDEGDERVIYESADVIYHLMVLLAARGLGWGQIEAELARRFAG
- the hisA gene encoding 1-(5-phosphoribosyl)-5-[(5-phosphoribosylamino)methylideneamino]imidazole-4-carboxamide isomerase, which gives rise to MLLFPAIDLRHGRCVRLRQGDPAAETVFGDDPAAIARHWAALGAEWLHVVNLDGAFGDRNSDGTDLPVNLQRLTEIRAAVGLPIQFGGGLRRLEDVDLALELGATRVVLGTAAVRDPDLVRLALRQFGAEQIVVGIDARDGLVATHGWTETSSLPAVTLAHSLAKMGLKRIVYTDISRDGMLAGVNLAATVELAHSSGLGVIASGGVSGLADIAALAEHAADGIEGVIIGQALYTGALDLSAALAVAVRAAEARA
- a CDS encoding GNAT family N-acetyltransferase gives rise to the protein MTAQIRPAGADDAPAICAVIDAAYAAQVQKLYGNSRRGRWTAYAPARVQTSLDREAAGVRVGEWQGDVAGVCMSRSCGSLGWFHSLAVHPQHQRRGIGQALVADAQAYLSERGVRSIGLMTWPDAIDNIAFYLRLGFQPAGLSTFAYRQTIGPVIDGRAPLQARMLASLAGDEFDLALAAAARLSETALSGLNFSAWLRWLVGRKAGDVLLVWRHEQLVALALAQPQTDWLDGRLLLISAEATAAETAWTVEYIRRWALNHRFGSFSFPVDLMSAGVVRFCRDYGLQPYGDSMLNFASGAWPPAGIFCLRFSG
- a CDS encoding Fic family protein, with protein sequence MSGELSVLLAQIDAKRALLAERRPLSAGEAARLREYLDVEWTYHSNSIEGSTLTRQETLVVLKHGLTIGGKTLVEHLEATNHKHAIDHVIQLATQATPPSEADILALHRLILHGIDDENAGAYRQRQVFIAGSDYVPPPPPAVPGRMAEFGQWLERRPALHPVERAAHAHFWLVDIHPFVDGNGRVARLLMNLLLLQSGYPIAIVRTEDRLAYYAALEAGHAGRLNDFLLLVAAAVDRTADLHLSATADL
- the hisI gene encoding phosphoribosyl-AMP cyclohydrolase, translating into MLDFDLLRFDERGLVPAIVQDADTGQVLMLAYMNRLALERTLASGQTHFWSRSRNELWHKGATSGNTQQVTEIALDCDGDALLLRVHPAGPACHTGAVTCFYRTWSQP
- a CDS encoding LysM peptidoglycan-binding domain-containing protein — protein: MNASLHTHWRRLGAVILAVALVLTVSAAATPRPAAGASEHFGANPTCDTYKVRRGDTLKKVAARFGLTPADLAAANKLRPGARLPVGRRLCIPKAWPAPATAIEVFSPVAGGMYHSPIEIIGNSLTFEGVVNLRLSLTDGTVLAERTAQGGGTEHRFFHSYVRFEILEQDPQPHDATLEVFEISAKDGSEINKVTIPITVAPGQRSIDVLQPAVGAKVCNPIPVAGYSFTFEANVNLAAQSREGATLLEDNAMGGGIDYQDWSAELGPVPPTQRAVLVSVHDHSAKDGQAIDETRIPVTLLAAGSNACP
- the hisF gene encoding imidazole glycerol phosphate synthase subunit HisF, translated to MLAKRIVPCLDVKNGRVVKGINFLQLRDAGDPVEQARIYDAEGADELVFLDITATHEGRDIMLDVVRAVADSVFIPFTVGGGLRTVDDMRAMLQAGADKVSINSAAVAQPDLIGAGAEQFGSQCIVVAIDARRRGAGGWEVYTHGGRRPTGIDAIAWAQEAAARGAGEILLTSMDRDGTASGYDIPLLAAVTQAVSVPVIASGGAGAPEHFLDALTIGGADAALAATLFHYKQLTVPDLKRFLSERGLPIRPVEAHHA